Proteins encoded together in one Lysinibacter cavernae window:
- the zapE gene encoding cell division protein ZapE produces MTSLSSLSSPRAHQPVAESSAVLADRVGEAATAAGFALDHSQLGVLDLLADESTGVYLWGPSGRGKTWLLDQYFALVPGEQKRRIHFHGFFARFHASIFQHRIDPNRGERHPVDAAIDELLGDATLVVFDEFHVHDAGDATLLIGVLDELFRRGIRLVVSSNYAPAELMPNPNYHHLFAPGIQLLETRLSVFEMTGDTDYRRAPVRGERTGFARGTWGTTQVEVRGANGDVHTPPDADEEVALESAGHRFTARRAGNGLVWFDFASLLDSPTSVNDYLRWAERFSTWVLGDVPSAEHLSPGSYQRLVNLIDVLCDAQIEVHVRCADDRSQFLAWREATPTDAFRMESRLLLLRDLSDGAS; encoded by the coding sequence ATGACGTCACTGAGCTCGCTCAGTTCTCCCCGCGCGCATCAGCCCGTCGCCGAATCTTCGGCCGTGCTTGCGGACCGCGTTGGTGAAGCCGCGACCGCGGCAGGCTTTGCCCTCGATCACTCACAGCTTGGCGTTCTCGACCTGCTGGCTGACGAGAGCACAGGGGTCTATCTTTGGGGGCCATCCGGTCGAGGGAAAACCTGGCTTCTTGACCAGTACTTCGCGCTGGTTCCCGGCGAACAGAAGCGCCGCATCCACTTCCACGGTTTCTTTGCACGGTTTCACGCGAGCATTTTTCAGCACCGGATAGACCCGAACCGGGGCGAACGTCACCCGGTCGATGCGGCTATAGACGAACTCCTTGGCGACGCCACCCTTGTGGTGTTTGATGAGTTTCACGTGCACGATGCCGGTGATGCAACCCTGCTCATTGGCGTGCTCGATGAACTGTTTCGCCGGGGTATCCGCCTCGTGGTGAGCTCGAACTATGCGCCTGCCGAGCTTATGCCTAACCCGAACTATCATCACCTCTTTGCGCCAGGCATCCAATTGCTTGAGACCCGGCTGAGTGTGTTCGAGATGACGGGTGATACGGATTATCGGAGAGCTCCTGTGCGCGGGGAACGAACGGGGTTTGCGCGCGGCACGTGGGGCACAACTCAGGTGGAGGTTCGTGGAGCGAACGGAGACGTGCACACGCCGCCCGACGCTGACGAAGAGGTAGCGCTCGAATCCGCCGGCCACCGATTTACCGCCCGCCGCGCCGGCAACGGACTTGTGTGGTTCGATTTTGCGAGTCTGCTTGATTCGCCCACCTCAGTCAACGACTATTTGCGCTGGGCCGAACGCTTCTCCACCTGGGTTCTTGGCGACGTGCCGTCGGCCGAACACCTGTCGCCTGGTTCGTATCAGCGTCTCGTCAACCTTATTGACGTGTTGTGTGACGCCCAGATCGAAGTTCACGTGCGCTGTGCCGATGACCGCTCCCAGTTTCTCGCCTGGCGAGAGGCGACCCCAACTGATGCCTTTCGAATGGAGAGTCGACTGCTGCTGCTCCGCGATCTGAGCGATGGGGCCTCGTAG
- a CDS encoding histidine phosphatase family protein → MTETTTIALIRHGQTPWNAEFRIQGRTDIDLNDTGREQARFAAKELDDSWNIVTSSPLSRASETAAIIAEGLGLSGPAHVDHLVERNFGRAEGLTAGDELEAVRLPGGFVDSETEAEVSARGLLALEHLRDTYAGKNVIAVSHGSFIRLTLQGLFDLTMPRINNAAVSIVTFTPDGWSLDTVNGVPAHELV, encoded by the coding sequence GTGACTGAAACTACAACGATCGCGCTCATCCGCCACGGCCAGACCCCATGGAATGCCGAATTCCGCATCCAGGGACGCACCGATATCGATCTGAACGATACTGGCAGGGAGCAGGCCCGCTTCGCGGCCAAAGAACTCGATGACAGCTGGAACATCGTCACGTCGTCGCCACTGTCACGGGCATCAGAGACCGCGGCAATCATCGCTGAGGGCCTTGGGCTCTCCGGCCCTGCCCACGTTGATCACCTCGTCGAACGTAACTTTGGTCGGGCGGAGGGCCTTACCGCAGGCGACGAGCTCGAAGCGGTTCGCCTGCCAGGAGGATTTGTCGATTCAGAGACGGAGGCAGAGGTCTCGGCCCGCGGCTTGCTCGCGCTTGAGCACCTCAGGGACACCTACGCGGGAAAGAACGTTATCGCGGTGAGCCACGGCTCGTTCATCCGACTCACCCTCCAGGGGCTCTTCGATCTCACGATGCCTCGAATCAATAACGCGGCGGTCAGCATTGTCACGTTCACGCCGGATGGTTGGTCGCTCGACACCGTCAACGGTGTGCCCGCTCACGAACTCGTCTAG
- a CDS encoding amino acid ABC transporter ATP-binding protein codes for MSDTANTGGRIVVEGVTKAFGSNEVLKGISLDVNPGEVVCLIGPSGSGKSTLLRCINLLERPDAGTITVGDTLVTDPECDIDDFRRRVGLVFQHFNLFPHLTVLENCSIAQRRVLKRSRAEADEISLRNLEHVGLADKAMDKPSSLSGGQQQRVAIARALSMDPELMLFDEPTSALDPETVGDVLAVMRGLAKAGMTMLVVTHEMGFAREVADKVVFMDGGVVVEAGQAAQVIGAPQNARTKEFLSRVLNPTDVDLAD; via the coding sequence ATGAGCGACACCGCAAACACCGGCGGACGCATCGTAGTTGAGGGCGTGACCAAAGCCTTCGGCAGCAACGAGGTGCTCAAGGGGATCAGCCTTGATGTGAACCCCGGCGAGGTTGTCTGCCTCATCGGGCCAAGCGGTTCGGGCAAATCGACCCTGCTGCGTTGCATCAACCTGCTTGAGCGTCCTGATGCCGGCACGATCACCGTTGGCGACACCCTTGTTACCGATCCAGAGTGTGACATCGACGATTTTCGCCGTCGGGTTGGGCTCGTCTTTCAACACTTCAACCTGTTCCCGCACCTGACGGTTCTCGAAAATTGCTCGATTGCCCAGCGCAGGGTGCTGAAACGCTCGCGCGCAGAAGCCGACGAGATTTCGTTGCGCAACCTCGAGCACGTTGGCCTCGCCGACAAGGCGATGGATAAACCGTCGTCGCTTTCCGGAGGCCAGCAGCAGCGTGTTGCGATCGCTCGGGCGCTCAGCATGGACCCAGAGCTCATGCTCTTCGACGAGCCAACCTCTGCGCTTGACCCGGAGACTGTTGGCGATGTGCTTGCCGTTATGCGCGGCTTGGCGAAGGCCGGCATGACCATGCTTGTGGTGACACACGAGATGGGCTTTGCCCGCGAGGTTGCCGACAAGGTTGTGTTTATGGACGGCGGGGTTGTTGTTGAGGCCGGCCAGGCCGCTCAGGTCATTGGCGCGCCGCAGAACGCGCGCACGAAGGAGTTCCTGAGTCGCGTGCTTAACCCAACCGACGTGGACCTGGCCGACTAG
- a CDS encoding DEAD/DEAH box helicase: MAQPELQQAPARAQQNKQQSSAQHNGQQGGKSAKQAAKQANNEGLIPLLARAVREVEASAQRGKATPMNRTKFHVIALLMREERARAKTDPSLSDADRAETLKRLDGIASILAKTAARDTSLITLLEPEAPVNEAARKLRRKLLETAGHEVPEDEPTPAPVEAVVPPELAERQVLPPAVIARQRSNPFLAPDLTPAPPKRPVVRLSNWELLGPLLKSFEQGAGGKVASMPLPEAPPIDRLAPKGHELMRHQARFLECVAEGHRSFLLADEPGLGKTAQSVIAASVANAYPLLVVVPNVVKMNWAREVQNWTPQRRATVIQGDGQNLDAFADVFIVNYEILDRHLSWISNMGFRGMVVDEAHMIKNVQSQRSRNVLTIADRIRKNTPGGKPLMMALTGTPLINDVDDFRAIWRFLGWTDGTKPTAELMHRLEDTGLTPADSAFYPAAREAVIDMGIVRRKKIDVAADLPAKRVVDLPVELDDDFGRSIREAEDELGRKMYERYQRALNGRLGAEMSTEALIRMVAHQELDESGNSKTGTNVFTMVRNIGKAKASLAADYAAQLARSVGKVVFFAKHIDVMDAAEAAFAERGLRTISVRGDQTSESRQAQIDAFNNDPEVSIAVCSLTAAGVGVNMQASSNVVLAELSWTDAEQTQAIDRVHRIGQAEPVTAWRIIAAHTIDSKIAELIDGKAGLAARALDGSDAELTAGDSVQLEALIHLLKRAIASS, from the coding sequence ATGGCTCAGCCAGAACTACAGCAGGCCCCGGCCCGCGCGCAGCAGAACAAGCAGCAGAGCAGCGCCCAGCACAATGGCCAGCAGGGCGGCAAATCCGCTAAGCAGGCTGCAAAGCAGGCAAATAACGAGGGTCTCATCCCGCTGCTTGCCCGCGCCGTACGCGAGGTTGAAGCATCCGCCCAGCGTGGCAAAGCAACGCCAATGAACCGCACTAAGTTCCACGTCATCGCGCTGCTCATGCGCGAGGAGCGCGCCCGCGCCAAGACCGACCCGTCGCTGAGCGATGCCGACCGTGCTGAGACGCTCAAACGCCTCGATGGCATCGCGTCTATTCTGGCAAAGACCGCCGCCCGCGACACGTCGCTCATAACGCTTCTTGAGCCAGAGGCTCCCGTCAACGAGGCCGCACGCAAGCTGCGCCGCAAGCTGCTCGAGACCGCAGGCCACGAGGTTCCCGAAGACGAGCCCACTCCTGCGCCGGTCGAGGCGGTTGTTCCGCCGGAGCTTGCAGAGCGCCAGGTGTTGCCGCCGGCCGTGATCGCCAGGCAACGATCGAATCCATTCCTCGCGCCAGACCTGACGCCGGCCCCGCCGAAGCGTCCAGTTGTGCGCCTCTCCAACTGGGAGCTGCTTGGGCCGCTCCTCAAATCGTTTGAGCAGGGCGCAGGCGGCAAAGTTGCCAGCATGCCGCTGCCAGAGGCTCCTCCCATTGACCGCCTTGCGCCAAAGGGCCACGAACTCATGCGTCACCAGGCGCGCTTCCTTGAGTGCGTTGCCGAGGGGCACCGCAGCTTTTTGCTTGCCGACGAGCCCGGTCTTGGTAAGACCGCTCAGTCGGTTATTGCGGCCTCGGTCGCCAACGCCTACCCGCTGCTCGTTGTTGTGCCGAACGTTGTGAAGATGAACTGGGCCCGCGAGGTCCAGAACTGGACCCCACAGCGCCGCGCAACGGTAATTCAGGGCGACGGCCAGAACCTCGACGCGTTTGCCGATGTCTTCATCGTCAACTACGAGATCCTCGACCGCCACCTGAGCTGGATCAGCAACATGGGATTCCGTGGAATGGTCGTTGACGAGGCGCACATGATCAAAAATGTGCAGTCGCAGCGCTCGCGCAACGTACTCACGATTGCCGACCGCATCCGTAAGAACACGCCAGGTGGCAAGCCGCTCATGATGGCGCTCACCGGTACTCCGCTCATCAACGACGTGGATGATTTCCGCGCCATCTGGCGCTTCCTCGGCTGGACCGACGGCACAAAGCCAACGGCAGAACTCATGCACCGCCTCGAAGACACCGGCCTGACCCCTGCAGATTCGGCCTTCTACCCGGCCGCCCGCGAGGCCGTCATCGACATGGGAATCGTGCGGCGCAAGAAGATCGACGTCGCGGCCGACCTGCCGGCAAAGCGCGTTGTTGACCTCCCCGTTGAGCTTGACGACGACTTCGGCCGCAGCATCCGCGAGGCAGAAGATGAACTCGGTCGCAAGATGTACGAGCGCTACCAGCGCGCGCTGAATGGCCGCCTTGGCGCCGAAATGTCGACTGAGGCGCTCATTCGCATGGTCGCTCACCAGGAGCTCGACGAGTCTGGCAACTCCAAGACCGGCACCAACGTCTTCACGATGGTTCGTAACATCGGTAAGGCAAAGGCATCGCTCGCGGCAGACTACGCGGCTCAGCTGGCCCGCTCCGTTGGCAAGGTTGTGTTCTTTGCTAAGCACATCGATGTGATGGATGCCGCAGAGGCAGCCTTCGCTGAACGTGGTCTTCGCACGATTTCGGTTCGGGGCGACCAAACTTCAGAGTCGCGCCAGGCCCAGATCGACGCGTTCAACAACGACCCAGAGGTCTCGATCGCGGTCTGCTCGCTCACCGCTGCCGGCGTTGGCGTGAACATGCAGGCCTCCTCGAACGTTGTGCTCGCTGAGCTCAGCTGGACCGACGCCGAGCAGACTCAAGCGATTGACCGCGTGCACCGCATCGGCCAGGCCGAGCCGGTGACCGCATGGCGAATCATCGCGGCCCACACCATCGACAGCAAAATCGCCGAGCTCATTGACGGCAAGGCGGGCCTTGCCGCCCGAGCCCTTGACGGCAGCGACGCCGAGCTCACCGCCGGCGACTCCGTGCAGCTTGAGGCCCTCATCCACCTGCTGAAAAGAGCGATAGCATCGTCCTAG
- a CDS encoding M20/M25/M40 family metallo-hydrolase encodes MSDSAVDRFRTLLRIPTVSPPLEADTDWASFQRFREALADLYPSLHANLEHELVAEHSILFRWKGASSEQPSVLMAHYDVVPATDEGWTHPPFSATLTGEGTDDATIWSRGAIDDKGALVTLLEAAEKLSVDGFVPKHDIYLSFGHNEEVQGSGAQAIAKLFTERGVTPAFVLDEGGAVVEGVFPGVEKPIAVVGVSEKGIMNVRLTVRQQGGHASTPPDMTATARLARAIDRLRRNQFPAKLTATNVAMVSILGAEATGPLAYAAKYPTAAKSLLPQVFARMSDETRAMVRTTMAVTQLEGSLAANALAESAKAIVNVRIAVGSSVAESIRHLTKAIHDPLVSITIDEANEPSRTSPHDGPAWEHLAASIRDTFDNTIVTPYIMLGASDARHFAKLSAHVYRFSPFDLTTDERGALHAVDERIRVSSYLRGISFYERLVAGL; translated from the coding sequence ATGAGTGACAGTGCAGTTGACCGTTTCCGAACGCTCCTCCGGATTCCCACCGTCTCGCCTCCGCTCGAGGCCGACACCGACTGGGCAAGCTTTCAGCGGTTTCGCGAGGCCCTCGCCGACCTGTACCCATCGCTCCACGCCAATCTCGAGCACGAACTGGTGGCTGAGCACTCGATCCTCTTCCGGTGGAAGGGCGCCTCATCAGAGCAGCCGAGCGTGCTGATGGCCCACTACGACGTCGTGCCGGCAACCGACGAGGGGTGGACGCATCCGCCGTTCTCGGCGACGCTCACAGGAGAGGGCACGGATGACGCTACCATCTGGTCGCGCGGTGCGATCGACGACAAGGGCGCGCTCGTCACGCTGCTCGAGGCCGCCGAGAAACTGTCGGTCGACGGTTTTGTTCCCAAACACGACATCTATCTGAGCTTTGGACACAACGAAGAAGTTCAGGGTTCCGGCGCGCAGGCCATCGCAAAGCTCTTCACCGAGCGAGGCGTCACTCCCGCGTTTGTTCTCGACGAGGGCGGCGCCGTCGTTGAGGGCGTCTTCCCCGGCGTAGAGAAACCCATCGCGGTGGTTGGCGTGAGCGAAAAGGGCATCATGAATGTCCGACTCACCGTGCGCCAGCAGGGAGGGCACGCCTCGACCCCTCCTGATATGACCGCAACGGCGAGGCTCGCGAGAGCCATTGACCGGCTGCGGCGCAACCAGTTTCCGGCAAAGCTCACCGCCACAAACGTGGCGATGGTCTCGATCCTCGGGGCTGAGGCAACGGGCCCGCTCGCCTACGCGGCAAAGTATCCAACCGCGGCGAAGTCGCTGCTGCCCCAGGTGTTCGCCCGGATGAGCGACGAAACCAGGGCAATGGTCCGCACGACGATGGCCGTCACCCAGCTCGAAGGTTCCCTCGCAGCAAACGCCCTCGCCGAATCCGCGAAGGCGATAGTGAACGTTCGTATCGCGGTGGGATCCTCGGTTGCAGAGTCCATCCGTCACCTCACAAAGGCAATCCACGACCCGCTGGTGAGCATCACAATTGACGAGGCGAACGAGCCTTCGAGAACTTCCCCACACGACGGCCCGGCTTGGGAACACCTCGCGGCAAGCATCCGAGACACGTTCGACAACACGATCGTGACGCCCTACATCATGCTTGGCGCGAGCGATGCAAGACACTTTGCCAAGCTCTCGGCCCACGTTTACCGCTTCAGCCCGTTCGATCTGACAACCGACGAACGGGGCGCGCTGCACGCCGTTGACGAACGCATTCGGGTCTCAAGCTACCTTCGCGGCATTAGCTTCTACGAACGGCTCGTGGCCGGGCTCTAA
- a CDS encoding transporter substrate-binding domain-containing protein, whose amino-acid sequence MTRNNKASLTAFLSLTAAGALLLTGCSSNGDSGDSADAGPLLKEGVFKICSETAYPPFEFKDDSTGEIVGFDIDFANEIAKDLDAKLEIVSSSFESIESGAALDAKNCDAVISGISINDERATKFDFSEPYFDDNLALLVRDDSGITSLDTFEGVVGVQDATTGQAFATEKGLDPKAFEDGTIAVQALESGSVDGVINNIATLAYFAKDNSSLVIADKFGSEPLGAGVRKGNTELLDSINATLKRMDEDGTREAMLAQWMPAIK is encoded by the coding sequence GTGACTCGAAACAACAAAGCCTCCCTTACCGCCTTTCTCAGCCTCACGGCTGCCGGAGCCCTGCTCCTCACCGGCTGCAGCAGCAACGGTGACTCTGGCGACAGCGCTGACGCCGGCCCGCTTCTCAAAGAAGGCGTGTTCAAGATTTGCTCCGAAACCGCGTACCCACCGTTTGAATTCAAAGACGACTCAACCGGTGAAATCGTAGGCTTCGACATCGACTTCGCCAACGAGATCGCTAAAGACCTTGACGCAAAGCTTGAGATCGTCAGCAGCTCGTTTGAATCCATCGAGTCTGGTGCAGCCCTCGACGCGAAGAACTGCGACGCCGTCATCTCGGGCATCTCGATCAACGACGAGCGCGCCACCAAGTTTGACTTCTCAGAGCCATACTTTGACGACAACCTTGCGCTGCTCGTGCGCGACGACTCCGGCATCACCAGCCTCGACACGTTCGAAGGCGTTGTTGGCGTGCAGGACGCAACAACTGGTCAGGCCTTCGCAACCGAAAAGGGTCTTGACCCCAAGGCGTTCGAGGACGGCACCATCGCTGTGCAGGCCCTCGAATCCGGCAGCGTTGACGGCGTGATCAACAACATCGCTACGCTTGCGTACTTCGCAAAGGACAACTCAAGCCTCGTCATCGCTGACAAGTTCGGCAGCGAGCCCCTTGGCGCTGGCGTACGCAAGGGAAACACCGAGCTGCTCGACAGCATCAACGCGACCCTCAAGCGCATGGACGAAGACGGCACCCGCGAGGCAATGCTTGCCCAGTGGATGCCAGCAATCAAGTAA
- a CDS encoding 6-phosphofructokinase: MKIGILTSGGDCPGLNAVIRAIVLKGTSVYSQQFVGFRDGWRGLVEGDVIPLDRHRVRGLAKQGGTILGTSRFGPYEGPNGGPENIQKTLDRLGVDAVIAIGGEGTQAASKRLADAGIKIIGVPKTIDNDLGATDYTFGFDTAVEIATEAIDRLRTTGDSHKRCMVLEVMGRHVGWIALHSGMAGGAHAILIPEQPVSIEQIVTWVESVRDRGRAPLLVVAEGFKLTTMEDAHSHKGLDGFNRPRLGGIAEILAPMIEERTGIESRATVLGHIQRGGVPTAYDRVLATRLGLAAIDTVLEERWGNMVALRGTEVEVVGLEEALGELKTVPQHRYDEAAILFG; the protein is encoded by the coding sequence ATGAAGATCGGAATTTTGACGAGTGGTGGTGACTGCCCAGGGCTGAACGCGGTAATTCGCGCGATTGTCCTCAAAGGCACAAGTGTCTACTCGCAACAATTCGTTGGTTTTCGTGATGGATGGCGCGGGCTGGTTGAAGGGGATGTCATTCCCCTTGACCGTCACCGCGTTCGTGGACTTGCCAAGCAGGGAGGCACGATTCTTGGCACGAGCCGGTTTGGCCCCTATGAGGGACCAAATGGCGGGCCTGAGAACATCCAGAAGACGCTCGATCGGCTCGGTGTTGACGCGGTTATCGCGATCGGTGGCGAGGGTACGCAGGCCGCGTCAAAGCGCCTCGCGGATGCCGGCATCAAGATTATCGGTGTTCCAAAGACCATCGACAACGACCTCGGTGCCACCGACTACACGTTCGGATTTGACACTGCGGTAGAGATCGCAACAGAGGCCATCGACCGCCTTCGCACAACCGGCGACTCACATAAGCGCTGCATGGTGCTTGAGGTTATGGGCCGCCACGTTGGGTGGATCGCCCTTCACTCCGGCATGGCCGGGGGAGCGCACGCCATCCTCATCCCAGAGCAGCCGGTCAGCATCGAGCAGATTGTGACCTGGGTTGAGAGCGTGCGTGACCGCGGACGTGCACCCCTGCTGGTGGTCGCCGAGGGATTTAAGCTCACGACAATGGAGGACGCGCACTCGCATAAGGGGCTCGATGGCTTCAACCGTCCGCGACTCGGCGGTATTGCCGAGATTCTTGCGCCCATGATCGAGGAGCGCACCGGCATCGAGTCGCGCGCAACCGTGCTTGGTCACATCCAACGTGGCGGAGTGCCAACGGCATACGACCGTGTGCTTGCGACGCGTCTCGGGCTCGCCGCAATCGACACCGTGCTTGAAGAACGCTGGGGCAACATGGTTGCTCTCCGCGGAACCGAGGTCGAGGTTGTTGGCCTCGAAGAAGCGCTGGGCGAGCTCAAGACGGTGCCGCAGCACCGCTACGACGAGGCCGCAATCCTCTTCGGCTAG
- a CDS encoding M48 family metallopeptidase, translating into MYSAIRKNKINTALIIVLFILIIGGLGWLASYVYGNPTIVYFTVGFALLYALIQYFTASKQAIAMSGARKIEKADNPRLYRIVENLSITTGTPMPEVYIVNDPAPNAFATGRDPEHAVVAATTGLLDIMTDSELEGVMAHELGHVRNYDIRLNMIVYGLVVAIGMLADMFMRMAFFGRRDSNNGGGAVLLIFGLVAMIVAPLIASVVQLAVSRQREYLADATGALTTRHPEALASALHKLGEYSQPMQKQSTSMAHMWIANPLKAGGLDRLFATHPPIADRIRRLLDMGGKF; encoded by the coding sequence ATGTACAGCGCCATCCGAAAGAACAAAATCAACACCGCGCTTATTATCGTGCTGTTTATTCTCATAATTGGTGGCCTCGGCTGGCTCGCCAGCTATGTCTATGGCAACCCAACGATCGTGTACTTCACGGTTGGGTTTGCCCTGCTCTATGCGCTTATCCAGTACTTCACGGCCAGCAAACAGGCCATCGCAATGAGCGGCGCGCGCAAGATTGAGAAGGCCGACAATCCGCGCCTGTACCGTATCGTCGAGAACCTGTCGATTACCACCGGAACCCCGATGCCAGAGGTCTACATCGTCAACGACCCAGCGCCAAACGCATTCGCGACCGGACGCGACCCAGAGCACGCCGTTGTGGCCGCCACAACCGGGCTGCTCGACATCATGACCGACTCCGAGCTTGAGGGCGTCATGGCCCACGAGCTCGGCCACGTGCGCAACTACGATATCCGCCTCAACATGATCGTGTACGGCCTCGTTGTTGCCATCGGAATGCTTGCCGACATGTTTATGCGCATGGCCTTCTTTGGCCGCCGCGACAGCAACAACGGCGGTGGGGCAGTGCTCCTCATCTTTGGGCTTGTTGCCATGATCGTTGCCCCGCTGATCGCGAGTGTTGTGCAGCTTGCCGTTTCGCGCCAGCGAGAGTACCTTGCCGACGCGACGGGCGCGCTCACCACTCGCCACCCAGAGGCGCTCGCCAGTGCCCTGCATAAGCTCGGCGAATATTCGCAGCCAATGCAGAAGCAGAGCACAAGCATGGCTCATATGTGGATTGCCAACCCGCTCAAGGCCGGCGGGCTTGACCGCCTTTTTGCGACGCACCCTCCCATCGCCGACCGCATTCGCCGCCTGCTCGACATGGGTGGCAAATTCTAG
- a CDS encoding amino acid ABC transporter permease: MAMTALKRARLSRGIQYAVLIIAVVVLALVADWGKIGSAFLNWDVLKSQFPDIITLAFVNTLIFTALGFVVGMSGGILLALMKLSSVGPYRWIATLYIEIFRGLPALLVFVLFGYGLPTAFGITMDTYVTAMFALGTVSAAYIAETIRAGLQAVPAGQMEAARSLGMSHARAMITIVIPQALRIVLPPLTNEIILLTKDSSLIYVLGLTVSQYDLTKFGRVGLTAANAGLTPLVAAGACYLIITVPLSYLSRRFEAKTARIKK; this comes from the coding sequence ATGGCAATGACCGCACTGAAGCGTGCCCGGCTGTCGCGAGGCATCCAATACGCTGTCCTGATTATCGCCGTGGTTGTTCTTGCGCTGGTCGCAGACTGGGGCAAGATCGGCTCGGCTTTCTTGAACTGGGACGTGCTGAAGAGCCAGTTCCCCGACATCATTACCCTCGCGTTTGTGAATACGCTTATCTTCACGGCGCTCGGATTTGTGGTCGGTATGAGCGGCGGCATCCTGCTGGCGCTCATGAAGCTCTCGTCCGTTGGGCCGTACCGTTGGATCGCAACACTCTACATCGAGATCTTCCGTGGACTTCCTGCGCTGCTGGTGTTTGTACTCTTTGGGTACGGCCTTCCAACGGCGTTTGGCATCACGATGGATACGTATGTGACGGCAATGTTCGCACTCGGTACGGTTTCAGCGGCCTATATCGCTGAAACCATCCGGGCCGGCCTACAAGCCGTTCCCGCGGGTCAAATGGAGGCCGCACGGTCCCTCGGCATGTCGCACGCGCGGGCAATGATCACCATCGTCATCCCGCAGGCACTTCGCATCGTGCTTCCGCCGCTGACCAACGAGATCATCCTGCTGACCAAAGACTCCTCGCTCATTTACGTGCTTGGACTCACCGTCAGCCAGTACGACCTGACGAAGTTTGGTCGCGTTGGCCTCACCGCAGCAAACGCGGGCCTCACGCCGCTCGTTGCTGCGGGTGCGTGCTACCTCATCATTACCGTGCCGCTCAGTTACCTGTCGCGGCGCTTCGAAGCGAAGACGGCGAGGATCAAAAAATGA